The Micromonospora sp. NBC_01740 genome includes a window with the following:
- a CDS encoding FAD-dependent oxidoreductase, giving the protein MRSAVVVGAGIGGLAVAGALARSGWRVTLLERADRVRPEPTAVALWPNGVRALRALGLGAGLEAIATGLPDGGVRRPDGHWLVQPRPTPADRMPVVVHREDLHDALIAGLGDEVELRTGVTVRTVRAVSGERPSVGDGRHTIEADLVVAADGTDSALRRQLAPESGVVSSGCAAWRAVIPWYRAPKLPADRPVGGEVLGAGYRFVSASLGERGSSGGSSRGGIYWVATAVGAPRPEPPETQLALLRRWYAGWPAPIADLLDATDPADLVQQEIRELRPLPRSYGFPTGPGGVVLLGDAAHAMPPHLGQGACLAFEDAATLASLLRESRLPDAVVAYDRVRRPRAATVVRQTRRMSAVLKARGPLALRARDVALGALSPRLLSTAATTAAQWRPPT; this is encoded by the coding sequence ATGCGTAGCGCGGTCGTGGTCGGCGCCGGGATCGGCGGCCTCGCGGTCGCCGGCGCGCTGGCCCGCTCCGGCTGGCGGGTCACCCTGCTGGAACGTGCCGACCGCGTCCGCCCCGAGCCGACCGCCGTGGCGCTCTGGCCCAACGGCGTACGCGCGCTGCGCGCCCTCGGCCTCGGCGCCGGCCTGGAGGCGATCGCCACGGGGCTGCCCGACGGCGGGGTGCGCCGCCCGGACGGGCACTGGCTGGTGCAGCCCCGCCCCACGCCGGCCGACCGGATGCCGGTGGTGGTGCACCGGGAGGACCTGCACGACGCGCTCATCGCCGGCCTGGGCGACGAGGTCGAGCTGCGCACCGGGGTGACCGTGCGGACGGTCCGCGCCGTCTCCGGGGAGCGCCCCTCGGTCGGCGACGGCCGGCACACCATCGAGGCCGACCTGGTCGTCGCCGCCGACGGCACCGACAGCGCGCTGCGCCGGCAACTCGCCCCCGAGTCCGGCGTGGTCAGCTCCGGCTGCGCCGCCTGGCGGGCGGTGATCCCCTGGTACCGGGCCCCGAAGCTGCCCGCCGACCGGCCCGTCGGCGGCGAGGTGCTCGGTGCCGGCTACCGCTTCGTGTCGGCCTCGCTCGGCGAGCGCGGCTCCTCCGGCGGCTCCAGCCGGGGCGGCATCTACTGGGTCGCCACCGCCGTCGGCGCGCCCCGCCCGGAGCCGCCGGAGACCCAGCTCGCCCTGCTCCGCCGCTGGTACGCGGGCTGGCCCGCGCCGATCGCCGACCTGCTCGACGCCACCGACCCGGCGGACCTGGTGCAGCAGGAGATCCGCGAGCTGCGGCCGCTGCCGAGGTCGTACGGCTTCCCGACCGGCCCGGGCGGGGTGGTGCTGCTCGGCGACGCCGCCCACGCCATGCCGCCGCACCTCGGTCAGGGCGCCTGCCTCGCCTTCGAGGACGCCGCCACCCTCGCCTCGCTGCTGCGCGAGTCCCGCCTGCCCGACGCGGTGGTCGCGTACGACCGGGTGCGCCGGCCCCGGGCGGCGACGGTGGTCCGGCAGACCCGCCGGATGTCGGCGGTGCTGAAGGCCCGGGGCCCGCTGGCGCTGCGCGCCCGCGACGTAGCCCTGGGCGCCCTGAGCCCTCGCCTCCTCTCCACGGCCGCCACCACGGCCGCCCAGTGGCGCCCCCCGACCTGA
- the lgt gene encoding prolipoprotein diacylglyceryl transferase, whose translation MTLASLTPQAALPSPSTAVWQLGPVPIRAYALCIIVGIVVACWVTERRLRQRGVAPGAVLDIAVWAVPAGIVGARIYHVITSPEKYFGTGGDPMKAFAIWEGGLGIWGAVAGGAVGAWFAARQLGIPFGVVADALAPGLPLAQAIGRLGNWFNNELYGGRTTLPWGLEIHRMDPDNPGHALRDDAGKPILEPGLYHPTFAYELLWNVGVAALVLVLDRKLRLGRGRAFALYVMGYTAGRFWIELMRTDEANTILGVRLNVWTAGLVFLGALVYFVRVRGPREYVIPIGAAATAEPAVGSDVSQVDLSAQEAGAGPAAPEGYRVVSEEQYRHWQETGETPAEPDGAATPGSVDAPSDGTAGAEDTPGSAGDGAAPAGEIPQDRAGATGTRPAERDS comes from the coding sequence GTGACTCTCGCCTCGCTGACTCCCCAGGCGGCCCTGCCGAGCCCCAGCACCGCCGTCTGGCAGCTCGGACCGGTGCCGATCCGGGCGTACGCGCTGTGCATCATCGTCGGCATCGTGGTGGCCTGCTGGGTCACCGAGCGGCGGTTGCGCCAGCGCGGCGTCGCCCCCGGTGCGGTCCTCGACATCGCGGTCTGGGCGGTGCCGGCCGGCATCGTCGGCGCCCGCATCTACCACGTGATCACCTCTCCGGAGAAGTACTTCGGCACCGGCGGCGACCCGATGAAGGCGTTCGCCATCTGGGAGGGCGGTCTCGGCATCTGGGGCGCGGTGGCCGGCGGGGCCGTCGGCGCGTGGTTCGCGGCCCGGCAGCTCGGCATCCCGTTCGGGGTGGTCGCCGACGCGCTGGCCCCCGGCCTGCCGCTGGCCCAGGCGATCGGCCGGCTCGGCAACTGGTTCAACAACGAGCTCTACGGCGGCCGGACCACCCTGCCCTGGGGTCTGGAGATCCACCGGATGGACCCGGACAACCCGGGCCACGCGCTGCGCGACGACGCCGGCAAGCCGATCCTCGAACCGGGCCTCTACCACCCGACGTTCGCCTACGAGCTGCTGTGGAACGTCGGCGTGGCCGCGCTCGTCCTCGTCCTCGACCGCAAGCTGCGCCTCGGCCGGGGACGGGCGTTCGCGCTCTACGTCATGGGCTACACGGCCGGGCGGTTCTGGATCGAGCTGATGCGCACCGACGAGGCGAACACCATCCTCGGCGTACGCCTGAACGTGTGGACCGCCGGCCTGGTCTTCCTCGGCGCCCTGGTCTACTTCGTGCGGGTGCGTGGCCCCCGGGAGTACGTCATTCCCATCGGCGCTGCCGCGACCGCGGAGCCGGCCGTCGGCTCCGACGTCTCGCAGGTCGACCTGTCCGCGCAGGAGGCCGGCGCGGGGCCGGCCGCCCCAGAGGGCTACCGCGTGGTGAGCGAGGAGCAGTACCGGCACTGGCAGGAGACCGGCGAGACGCCGGCCGAGCCGGACGGGGCGGCCACGCCCGGCTCGGTGGACGCGCCGTCGGACGGGACGGCCGGTGCGGAGGACACCCCGGGATCCGCCGGTGACGGTGCCGCGCCCGCCGGGGAGATCCCGCAGGACCGGGCCGGGGCCACGGGCACCCGGCCCGCCGAGCGCGACAGCTGA
- a CDS encoding GNAT family N-acetyltransferase → MDFLDRDLFGRLEHFYDAVPRDAARTEEYGPLVLFVREGAGWPFYARPRLDATGAPSLADITAVRERQRELGLPEALEWVHETTPDLLAVARSAGLAVLEAPLMVLDPAALPDPGTLTDVPLRMLDAAAPDFAADVAARRAVAAVGFSAAGTEPGDAGTAQRDAAMAELDEAALDEERTRVADGRRLSVLAETPAEGALASGMAMRVGDVAEIAGVATLPAARRRGLGAAVTATLARELLAAGTDLVFLSAGSEDIARVYLRVGFRRIGTACIAEPTPVTP, encoded by the coding sequence GTGGATTTTCTTGACAGGGACCTGTTCGGCCGGTTGGAGCACTTCTACGACGCGGTGCCCCGGGACGCGGCGCGTACGGAGGAGTACGGCCCGCTCGTACTGTTCGTCAGGGAAGGCGCCGGCTGGCCGTTCTACGCCCGGCCCCGGCTCGACGCCACCGGTGCGCCGTCGCTGGCCGACATCACGGCCGTACGCGAGCGGCAGCGCGAACTCGGCCTGCCCGAGGCCCTCGAATGGGTGCACGAGACCACCCCCGACCTGCTGGCCGTGGCCCGCTCGGCGGGGCTGGCGGTGCTGGAGGCGCCGCTGATGGTGCTCGACCCGGCCGCCCTGCCCGACCCGGGCACCCTCACGGACGTACCGCTGCGGATGCTCGACGCGGCGGCGCCCGACTTCGCGGCGGACGTGGCGGCGCGGCGGGCGGTCGCCGCCGTCGGGTTCTCCGCGGCCGGCACCGAACCCGGCGACGCCGGCACCGCGCAGCGCGACGCCGCGATGGCCGAGCTGGACGAGGCCGCGCTCGACGAGGAGCGGACCCGCGTCGCGGACGGCCGGCGCCTGTCCGTGCTGGCGGAGACGCCCGCCGAGGGCGCGCTGGCCAGCGGAATGGCGATGCGCGTCGGCGACGTCGCCGAGATCGCCGGCGTGGCCACCCTGCCGGCCGCCCGCCGCCGTGGCCTGGGCGCGGCGGTCACCGCCACGCTCGCCCGCGAGCTGCTGGCCGCCGGCACCGACCTGGTCTTCCTCTCGGCGGGCAGCGAGGACATCGCCCGGGTCTACCTGCGCGTCGGCTTCCGCCGCATCGGCACCGCCTGCATCGCCGAACCCACCCCGGTCACCCCCTGA
- a CDS encoding glutamate synthase subunit beta, whose translation MPDPNGFLRYDRRLPARRPVPVRISDWREVYPPAGEELIREQATRCMDCGIPFCHDGCPLGNRIPDWNDLVRTGNWDAAVDSLHATNNFPEFTGRLCPAPCEAACVLGIGGGQPVTIKQVEVEIADAAVVRGGLLPRPAPAPTGRSVAVVGSGPAGLAAAQQLARAGHAVTVYERDDAIGGLLRYGIPDFKLEKVHIDRRLAQLTAEGVRFRTGVNVGVDVTAEQLRAEHDAVLLACGALRGRDTPETPGRGLRGVHQAMDHLVAANRVVAAAAGGRPDTAVLPDGNPIDAAGKHIVIIGGGDTAADCLGVAHRQGAAGVHQLDLYPQPPQARDEARDPWPTWPWLLRSYPAHEEGGERVFAVAVQEFVDDGTGQVRAVRIAEVTVEKRDGRRIVTPVPGSERELPADLVLLAIGFEGTEEQPLLDQLGVGRNARGAIDARSDWQTGTDGVFVAGDMHRGASLIVWAIAEGRAAAAAIHAHLGGTGTLPAPVDPARQPLAAR comes from the coding sequence GTGCCTGACCCGAACGGTTTCCTGCGCTACGACCGGCGGCTGCCCGCGCGCCGCCCGGTGCCGGTGCGGATCAGCGACTGGCGCGAGGTGTACCCGCCGGCAGGCGAGGAGCTCATCCGCGAGCAGGCCACCCGCTGCATGGACTGCGGCATCCCGTTCTGCCACGACGGCTGCCCGCTGGGCAACCGCATCCCGGACTGGAACGACCTGGTCCGCACGGGCAACTGGGACGCCGCGGTGGACTCGCTGCACGCCACCAACAACTTCCCCGAGTTCACCGGCCGGCTCTGCCCGGCGCCCTGCGAGGCGGCCTGCGTGCTCGGCATCGGTGGCGGGCAGCCGGTCACCATCAAGCAGGTCGAGGTGGAGATCGCCGACGCGGCCGTCGTCCGGGGCGGCCTGCTGCCGCGCCCGGCCCCGGCGCCGACGGGCCGCTCGGTCGCCGTGGTCGGCTCCGGGCCCGCCGGCCTCGCCGCCGCGCAGCAGCTCGCCCGCGCCGGTCACGCCGTCACGGTGTACGAGCGCGACGACGCGATCGGCGGCCTCCTGCGGTACGGCATCCCCGACTTCAAGCTGGAGAAGGTCCACATCGACCGCCGGCTGGCCCAGCTCACCGCCGAGGGCGTGCGCTTCCGCACCGGGGTGAACGTCGGCGTGGACGTCACCGCCGAGCAGTTGCGCGCCGAGCACGACGCCGTGCTGCTCGCCTGCGGCGCGCTGCGGGGCCGGGACACCCCCGAGACGCCGGGGCGCGGGCTGCGCGGCGTACACCAGGCGATGGACCACCTCGTCGCGGCCAACCGGGTGGTCGCCGCGGCGGCGGGCGGCCGGCCCGACACGGCGGTGCTGCCCGACGGCAACCCGATCGACGCGGCCGGGAAGCACATCGTGATCATCGGTGGCGGCGACACGGCGGCGGACTGCCTGGGCGTGGCGCACCGCCAGGGCGCGGCCGGCGTACACCAGTTGGACCTCTACCCGCAGCCGCCGCAGGCGCGCGACGAGGCCCGGGACCCGTGGCCCACGTGGCCGTGGCTGCTGCGCAGCTACCCGGCGCACGAGGAGGGCGGCGAGCGGGTCTTCGCCGTCGCGGTCCAGGAGTTCGTCGACGACGGCACCGGCCAGGTGCGGGCGGTACGGATCGCCGAGGTGACCGTGGAGAAGCGCGACGGGCGGCGCATCGTCACCCCGGTGCCCGGCTCGGAGCGGGAGTTGCCGGCCGACCTGGTGCTGCTGGCGATCGGCTTCGAGGGCACCGAGGAGCAGCCGCTGCTCGACCAGCTCGGGGTCGGCCGCAACGCCCGTGGCGCGATCGACGCCCGGTCCGACTGGCAGACCGGCACCGACGGCGTCTTCGTCGCCGGCGACATGCACCGGGGCGCCTCGCTGATCGTCTGGGCGATCGCCGAGGGCCGCGCCGCGGCCGCCGCCATCCACGCCCACCTGGGCGGGACGGGCACCCTGCCGGCCCCGGTGGATCCGGCCCGCCAACCCCTGGCCGCGCGCTGA
- the trpA gene encoding tryptophan synthase subunit alpha has translation MSRIGVAFDKARADGRAVLVGCMPAGFPTVEGSIAAMTAMVEAGVDVIEVEIPYSDPVMDGPVIQKASDIALAGGVRTRDTLRVIEAVAATGAPVVTMTYWNPVERYGVDAFARDLASAGGTGLVTPDLIPEEAGEWLAASDAYGLDRTFLVSPSSTDARLAMTVEHCRGFVYATAIMGVTGARAKTSDAAPILVSRTREVTDLPIGVGLGVGTGAQAGTVAGYADGVIVGSALIRCLLDAPDEKSGLAALRALSAELAEGVRNPTR, from the coding sequence GTGAGCCGGATCGGGGTGGCCTTCGACAAGGCCCGCGCCGACGGGCGGGCCGTGCTGGTCGGCTGCATGCCGGCCGGCTTCCCGACCGTCGAGGGCAGCATCGCCGCGATGACCGCGATGGTCGAGGCCGGCGTCGACGTCATCGAGGTGGAGATCCCGTACTCGGATCCGGTGATGGACGGCCCGGTGATCCAGAAGGCCAGCGACATCGCCCTCGCCGGCGGCGTACGCACCCGCGACACGCTGCGCGTCATCGAGGCCGTCGCGGCCACCGGGGCGCCCGTGGTCACCATGACCTACTGGAACCCGGTCGAGCGCTACGGCGTCGACGCCTTCGCCCGGGACCTCGCCTCGGCCGGGGGCACCGGGCTGGTCACCCCGGACCTGATCCCGGAGGAGGCCGGCGAGTGGCTCGCCGCCTCGGACGCGTACGGGCTGGACCGCACCTTCCTGGTCTCGCCGTCCTCGACCGACGCGCGGCTGGCGATGACCGTCGAGCACTGCCGGGGCTTCGTCTACGCCACCGCGATCATGGGCGTCACCGGCGCCCGGGCGAAGACCTCCGACGCGGCCCCGATCCTGGTCTCCCGCACGCGGGAGGTCACCGACCTGCCGATCGGCGTCGGGCTGGGCGTCGGCACGGGCGCGCAGGCCGGCACGGTCGCCGGCTACGCCGACGGCGTCATCGTCGGCAGCGCGCTGATCCGGTGCCTGCTCGACGCGCCCGACGAGAAGTCCGGGCTGGCCGCCCTGCGCGCGCTGAGCGCGGAACTCGCCGAGGGCGTCCGCAACCCGACCCGCTGA
- the gltB gene encoding glutamate synthase large subunit, which translates to MAFPYPHSSPKQAPHLGPGAPAAGLYDPAQEHDACGVAFVADLHGRRSHAVVVNGLDALCRLDHRGARGAEPNTGDGAGIMIQIPDAFLRAVVDFPLPPAGEYATGLVFLPDDDAAEARARRVVEKYALVEGADVLGWRDVPVDPSGLGETALAAMPRVRQLFLAARRLTGSAAGPAGSPLVGVELERVAFCVRKQAERESAERGVPAYFPSLSGRTMVFKGMLTPDQLPAFYPELSDARVESAIALVHSRFSTNTFPSWPLAHPYRLIAHNGEINTIRGNRNWMQAREALLRTPNFPGNIRRVFPVCTPAASDSANFDEVLELLHLAGRSLPHAVLMMIPEAWENDPDMAADKRAFYRFHASLMEPWDGPASVAFTDGEVVGAVLDRNGLRPGRWWRTDDGLVVLGSEAGVLDLDPARVVAKGRLQPGKMFLVDTVAGRIVHDEEIKAELAAEQPYADWLHAGLIELTDLPPRRHTVYTHDSVRRRQQTFGYSEEELKILLAPMARTGAEPLGSMGTDTPIAPLSTRPRLLYDYFHQLFAQVTNPPLDAIREELVTSLASTIGPEGNLLDPGPASCRQIVLPYPVIDNDELAKILSIDEDGDLPGFKAVRVSGLYRVREGGAGIKARLTEICRHVSEAIEDGVRILVLSDRDSNADLAPIPSLLLTAAVHQHLVREQTRTQVALIVESGDCREVHHAAVLIGYGAAAVNPYLAFESVEDMISTGVLVGTDPAKAVRNYVKGLGKGVLKIMSKMGISTVSSYCGAQVFEAVGLDAKLVQRYFRGTPSKIGGIGLDGIHAEVAARHAVAWPPPGAVASDRLEVGGEYQWRREGELHLFNPETVFLLQHATRSRQYDVFRQYTAKVDELAAAAGSLRGLFTLRTGVRPPVPLDEVEPATEIVKRFATGAMSYGSISAEAHETLAIAMNRLGGKSNTGEGGEDVERLHDPARRSAVKQIASGRFGVTSEYLVNADDLQIKMAQGAKPGEGGQLPGNKVWPWIARTRHATPGVGLISPPPHHDIYSIEDLAQLVHDLKCVNPSARVHVKLVSEVGVGTVAAGVAKLKADVILISGHDGGTGASPLNSLKHAGTPWELGLAEAQQTLLLNKLRDRVTVQVDGQLKTGRDVLVAALLGAEEFGFATAPLIVEGCVMMRVCHLDTCPVGIATQNPVLRERFTGRPEFVENFFLFLAEEVRGYLAELGLRSIEEAIGQAELLDVAPAIAHWKAGGLDLAPVLHLPELPAGAARRGVRAQDHGLELALDNELIALAGPALADGTPVRVEVAVRNEHRSVGAMLGGEVTRRFGGAGLPADTIEFTLRGTAGQSFGAFLPGGVTLRLHGDANDYVGKGLSGGRLVVRPDAAAPFLDGEAEPGQRAEDQTIAGNTILYGATAGELFLRGRVGERFAVRNSGAVTVVEGVGDHGCEYMTGGTVVVLGPTGRNFAAGMSGGMAFVHRLDRRRVNAELVDLAPLSGEEQAVLHELVQRHFAETDSAVAEGLLKRWPEAVAEFTAVVPRDYRRVLEIMRAAEAAGRDVDDAVMSALAVNAAPAAQSAPSASSVPTLPAPRVTVQEVARA; encoded by the coding sequence GTGGCCTTTCCGTACCCTCACAGCAGCCCGAAGCAGGCCCCGCACCTCGGCCCGGGAGCGCCTGCGGCCGGGCTCTACGACCCCGCGCAGGAGCACGACGCCTGCGGTGTGGCCTTCGTGGCGGACCTGCACGGGCGGCGCTCGCACGCGGTCGTGGTCAACGGCCTCGACGCGCTCTGCCGGCTGGACCACCGGGGAGCCCGAGGCGCGGAACCCAACACCGGCGACGGCGCGGGCATCATGATCCAGATTCCGGACGCGTTCCTGCGCGCGGTGGTGGACTTCCCGCTGCCGCCCGCCGGCGAGTACGCCACCGGCCTGGTCTTCCTTCCCGACGACGACGCCGCCGAGGCCCGCGCGCGCCGCGTGGTGGAGAAGTACGCGCTGGTCGAGGGGGCCGACGTGCTCGGCTGGCGGGACGTGCCGGTCGACCCGAGCGGCCTCGGCGAGACCGCCCTCGCGGCGATGCCCCGGGTGCGGCAGCTCTTCCTCGCCGCGCGCCGGCTCACGGGCTCGGCGGCCGGGCCGGCCGGGTCGCCGCTGGTCGGCGTCGAGCTGGAGCGGGTCGCGTTCTGCGTGCGCAAGCAGGCCGAGCGGGAGAGCGCCGAGCGGGGCGTGCCGGCCTATTTCCCGTCGCTGTCCGGGCGGACCATGGTGTTCAAGGGCATGCTCACTCCCGACCAGCTCCCGGCGTTCTATCCGGAGCTGTCCGACGCGCGGGTGGAGAGCGCGATCGCGCTGGTGCACTCCCGGTTCTCCACGAACACGTTCCCGTCCTGGCCGCTGGCGCACCCGTACCGGCTCATCGCGCACAACGGCGAGATCAACACGATCCGGGGCAACCGCAACTGGATGCAGGCCCGCGAGGCACTGCTGCGCACCCCGAACTTTCCCGGCAACATCCGCCGGGTCTTTCCGGTCTGCACCCCCGCCGCCTCCGACTCGGCGAACTTCGACGAGGTCCTCGAGCTGCTGCACCTGGCCGGGCGGAGCCTGCCGCACGCCGTGCTGATGATGATCCCGGAGGCGTGGGAGAACGACCCCGACATGGCCGCCGACAAGCGCGCCTTCTACCGCTTCCACGCGAGCCTGATGGAGCCGTGGGACGGGCCGGCCTCGGTCGCCTTCACCGACGGCGAGGTCGTCGGCGCCGTGCTGGACCGCAACGGGCTGCGCCCGGGGCGCTGGTGGCGTACGGACGACGGGCTCGTGGTGCTCGGCAGCGAGGCGGGCGTGCTCGACCTCGACCCGGCCCGGGTGGTCGCCAAGGGCCGCCTCCAGCCGGGCAAGATGTTCCTGGTCGACACCGTCGCCGGCCGCATCGTGCACGACGAGGAGATCAAGGCGGAGCTGGCGGCCGAGCAGCCGTACGCCGACTGGCTGCACGCCGGCCTGATCGAGCTGACCGACCTGCCCCCGCGCCGGCACACCGTCTACACCCACGACTCGGTACGCCGCCGCCAGCAGACCTTCGGCTACAGCGAGGAGGAGCTGAAGATCCTGCTCGCGCCGATGGCGCGTACGGGCGCCGAGCCGCTCGGCTCGATGGGCACCGACACCCCGATCGCCCCGCTCTCCACCCGGCCGCGGCTGCTCTACGACTACTTCCACCAGCTCTTCGCGCAGGTCACCAACCCGCCGCTGGACGCCATCCGCGAGGAGTTGGTGACAAGCCTGGCGTCCACCATCGGGCCGGAGGGCAACCTGCTCGACCCGGGCCCGGCGAGCTGCCGGCAGATCGTGCTGCCGTACCCGGTGATCGACAACGACGAGCTGGCGAAGATCCTCTCCATCGACGAGGACGGCGACCTGCCCGGCTTCAAGGCGGTGCGGGTCTCCGGGCTCTACCGGGTCCGGGAGGGCGGCGCCGGGATCAAGGCCCGGCTGACGGAGATCTGCCGGCACGTCTCCGAGGCCATCGAGGACGGCGTACGCATCCTGGTGCTGTCGGACCGGGACTCCAACGCCGACCTCGCCCCCATCCCGTCGCTGCTGCTCACCGCCGCCGTGCACCAGCACCTCGTGCGCGAGCAGACCCGCACCCAGGTGGCGTTGATCGTCGAGTCCGGCGACTGCCGCGAGGTGCACCACGCGGCGGTGCTGATCGGCTACGGCGCGGCGGCGGTGAACCCGTACCTGGCGTTCGAGTCGGTGGAGGACATGATCTCCACCGGGGTGCTGGTCGGCACGGATCCGGCCAAGGCGGTCCGCAACTACGTCAAGGGCCTCGGCAAGGGCGTCCTGAAGATCATGTCCAAGATGGGCATCTCGACGGTGTCGTCGTACTGCGGGGCGCAGGTCTTCGAGGCCGTCGGGCTGGACGCCAAGCTGGTCCAGCGCTACTTCCGGGGCACCCCGAGCAAGATCGGCGGGATCGGGCTCGACGGCATCCACGCCGAGGTCGCCGCCCGGCACGCCGTGGCCTGGCCGCCGCCGGGCGCCGTGGCGTCGGACCGGCTGGAGGTCGGCGGCGAGTACCAGTGGCGCCGCGAGGGCGAGCTGCACCTGTTCAACCCGGAGACGGTCTTCCTGCTCCAGCACGCCACCCGCAGCCGCCAGTACGACGTCTTCCGCCAGTACACGGCCAAGGTCGACGAGCTGGCCGCGGCGGCCGGCTCGCTGCGCGGGCTGTTCACCCTGCGTACGGGCGTGCGGCCCCCGGTGCCGCTCGACGAGGTCGAACCGGCCACCGAGATCGTCAAGCGGTTCGCCACCGGCGCCATGTCGTACGGGTCGATCTCGGCGGAGGCGCACGAGACCCTCGCGATCGCGATGAACCGCCTCGGCGGCAAGTCCAACACCGGCGAGGGCGGCGAGGACGTCGAGCGGCTGCACGACCCGGCCCGCCGCTCCGCCGTGAAGCAGATCGCCAGCGGCCGGTTCGGGGTGACCAGCGAATACCTGGTCAACGCCGACGATCTCCAGATCAAGATGGCGCAGGGCGCCAAGCCCGGCGAGGGCGGGCAGCTGCCCGGCAACAAGGTCTGGCCGTGGATCGCCCGTACCCGGCACGCCACGCCGGGCGTCGGCCTGATCTCCCCGCCCCCGCACCACGACATCTACTCCATCGAGGACCTCGCGCAGCTCGTCCACGACCTGAAGTGCGTCAACCCGTCCGCCCGGGTGCACGTCAAGCTCGTCAGCGAGGTCGGCGTCGGCACCGTCGCGGCGGGCGTGGCCAAGCTCAAGGCCGACGTCATCCTGATCTCCGGCCACGACGGCGGCACCGGCGCGTCCCCGCTGAACTCGCTCAAGCACGCCGGCACCCCGTGGGAGCTGGGGCTGGCCGAGGCGCAGCAGACGCTGCTGCTCAACAAGCTGCGCGACCGGGTCACCGTGCAGGTCGACGGGCAGCTCAAGACCGGCCGCGACGTGCTGGTGGCGGCGCTGCTCGGCGCCGAGGAGTTCGGCTTCGCCACCGCGCCGCTGATCGTCGAGGGCTGCGTCATGATGCGCGTCTGCCACCTCGACACCTGCCCGGTCGGCATCGCCACCCAGAACCCGGTGCTGCGGGAACGCTTCACCGGCCGGCCGGAGTTCGTGGAGAACTTCTTCCTGTTCCTCGCCGAGGAGGTCCGCGGCTACCTGGCCGAGCTGGGCCTGCGGTCGATCGAGGAGGCCATCGGGCAGGCCGAGCTGCTCGACGTCGCCCCGGCGATCGCGCACTGGAAGGCCGGCGGGCTGGACCTGGCCCCCGTGCTGCACCTGCCGGAGCTGCCGGCCGGGGCCGCGCGCCGGGGCGTACGGGCCCAGGACCACGGGCTGGAGCTGGCGCTGGACAACGAGCTGATCGCCCTGGCCGGGCCGGCGCTGGCCGACGGTACGCCGGTGCGGGTGGAGGTGGCGGTGCGCAACGAGCACCGCAGCGTCGGCGCGATGCTCGGCGGCGAGGTGACCCGCCGCTTCGGCGGGGCCGGCCTGCCCGCCGACACGATCGAGTTCACGCTGCGCGGCACCGCCGGCCAGTCGTTCGGCGCGTTCCTGCCGGGCGGGGTGACCCTCCGGCTGCACGGCGACGCCAACGACTACGTGGGCAAGGGCCTCTCCGGCGGTCGGCTCGTCGTGCGGCCGGACGCCGCCGCCCCCTTCCTCGACGGCGAGGCCGAGCCGGGGCAGCGGGCCGAGGACCAGACCATCGCCGGCAACACCATCCTCTACGGGGCCACCGCGGGCGAGCTGTTCCTGCGCGGACGGGTGGGGGAGCGGTTCGCCGTACGCAACTCGGGCGCGGTGACCGTCGTCGAGGGCGTCGGTGACCACGGTTGCGAGTACATGACCGGTGGGACCGTGGTGGTGCTGGGCCCGACCGGCCGCAACTTCGCCGCCGGCATGTCCGGCGGCATGGCCTTCGTGCACCGGCTGGACCGCCGCCGGGTCAACGCGGAGCTGGTCGACCTGGCGCCGCTGTCCGGGGAGGAGCAGGCGGTGCTGCACGAGCTGGTGCAGCGGCACTTCGCCGAGACCGACTCGGCGGTCGCCGAGGGGCTGCTCAAGCGCTGGCCGGAAGCGGTGGCGGAGTTCACCGCCGTGGTGCCCCGGGACTACCGCCGGGTGCTGGAGATCATGCGGGCCGCCGAAGCCGCCGGCCGCGACGTCGACGACGCGGTGATGAGCGCACTCGCGGTGAATGCCGCCCCAGCTGCGCAGTCGGCGCCCTCCGCTTCGTCTGTTCCGACCCTGCCCGCCCCGCGGGTGACGGTCCAGGAGGTGGCTCGTGCCTGA
- a CDS encoding NUDIX hydrolase: MSALTWAVAAVVTDDAGRVLLCRQGRGERHGLPGGRLRPAESPVHAVTRDIRAETGWEVEVVDLVGLYHLAGRYGAVLAGPAPAAGRAGPLPDVLVHVFRARTRGSGPAGDPVGGCRPSWHHPSALPEALTPTTRAALTDALAGRSGVLRDTAPGAPAPTAGHPPGQRSTPPADRAPHP, from the coding sequence ATGAGCGCGCTCACCTGGGCGGTCGCCGCGGTCGTCACCGACGACGCCGGCCGGGTGCTGCTGTGCCGGCAGGGCCGGGGTGAGCGCCACGGCCTGCCCGGTGGGCGGCTGCGCCCGGCCGAGAGCCCCGTGCACGCGGTCACGCGCGACATCCGGGCCGAGACCGGGTGGGAGGTCGAGGTCGTCGACCTCGTCGGCCTCTATCACCTCGCCGGGCGGTACGGGGCGGTGCTCGCCGGTCCGGCCCCGGCGGCCGGGCGTGCCGGGCCGCTGCCCGACGTCCTGGTGCACGTCTTCCGGGCGCGTACGCGGGGGTCTGGGCCGGCCGGCGACCCGGTGGGCGGCTGCCGGCCGTCCTGGCACCACCCCTCGGCGCTGCCCGAGGCGCTCACCCCGACCACCCGGGCGGCGCTCACCGACGCCCTGGCGGGCCGCTCCGGCGTGCTGCGTGACACCGCCCCGGGCGCCCCGGCGCCGACGGCGGGCCACCCACCGGGGCAGCGGAGCACCCCGCCGGCCGACCGGGCACCGCACCCCTGA